Proteins encoded within one genomic window of Triticum aestivum cultivar Chinese Spring chromosome 2D, IWGSC CS RefSeq v2.1, whole genome shotgun sequence:
- the LOC123048332 gene encoding putative inorganic phosphate transporter 1-13: protein MARNQQLRVLQALDVARTQLYHFMAIVIAGMGFFTDAYDLFTISLVADLIDHRYYPDGQRGDYLPVLINAVSLCGTVPGQLVFGWLGDKMGRKRIYGVTLLLMIFCSLASGFTFGKSTNKSVVTTLCFFRFWLGFSIGGDYPLSATIMSEYASKRTRGAFMAAVFAMQGFGNVAAGLVGTITSAAFVNSSQDKIDYVWRIVLMFGAIPALLTYYWRMKMPETARYTALIAKDAKMAASDMSAVLHMPIVPEDDGVNELASQDQYGLFSSEFLRRHGLHLLSTAVCWFVLDVTFYSLNMFMKDIFTKVRLLDIDDDLLKVYCQMASPPVAPGYHKSDNPFKRTIRITGVHTAIAAACTLPGYFFAVAFIDRIGRVKIQLLGFTMMTVFQLCLAIPYPKWLECNRNKYGFAVLYGFTFFFANFGPNTTTFILPAELFPARLRSTCHGISGAVGKIGAVVGVFAFHLLRNQFRTLLFVLVGCNLVGIMFTLLLPETMGKSLEEITGETEEGQTLDDEATTVNADDGIHVVPV, encoded by the exons ATGGCTCGCAACCAGCAGCTGAGGGTGCTGCAGGCACTGGACGTGGCGAGGACGCAGCTGTACCACTTCATGGCGATCGTGATCGCCGGCATGGGCTTCTTCACCGACGCCTACGACCTCTTCACCATCTCCCTTGTCGCCGACCTCATCGACCACAGGTACTACCCAGATGGCCAGAGAGGAGACTACCTCCCCGTCCTCATCAACGCCGTCTCCCTCTGCGGCACTGTGCCTGGGCAGCTCGTCTTCGGCTGGCTCGGCGACAAGATGGGCCGGAAGCGCATATATGGCGTCACTCTGCTCCTCATGATCTTCTGCTCCCTCGCCTCCGGCTTCACCTTCGGCAAGAGCACTAACAAAAGCGTCGTGACCACACTCTGCTTCTTCCGCTTCTGGCTAGGCTTCAGTATCGGCGGCGACTACCCGCTGTCGGCCACCATCATGTCTGAGTATGCTAGCAAGAGGACCCGCGGTGCCTTCATGGCCGCCGTTTTCGCCATGCAA GGTTTCGGAAACGTTGCTGCGGGGCTAGTTGGCACGATCACATCAGCAGCCTTCGTGAACTCATCGCAGGACAAAATTGATTATGTCTGGCGCATTGTTCTCATGTTTGGTGCCATTCCTGCACTCCTCACCTACTACTGGCGCATGAAGATGCCAGAGACGGCACGGTACACCGCCCTCATAGCCAAGGATGCAAAGATGGCCGCATCAGACATGTCTGCCGTCCTCCACATGCCCATCGTTCCTGAAGATGACGGCGTCAACGAGCTCGCCAGCCAGGACCAATATGGCCTCTTCTCCTCAGAGTTCCTCCGCCGTCACGGGCTCCACCTCCTTAGCACCGCCGTCTGCTGGTTCGTCCTTGACGTCACCTTCTACTCCCTCAACATGTTTATGAAGGACATCTTTACTAAAGTCAGGCTGCTTGACATTGACGATGACCTTCTTAAGGTATATTGTCAAATGGCTAGCCCACCTGTGGCGCCAGGATATCATAAATCCGACAATCCGTTCAAGCGAACGATACGCATCACTGGAGTGCACACGGCCATCGCAGCGGCATGTACATTGCCAGGGTACTTCTTCGCGGTGGCCTTCATTGACCGCATAGGACGCGTGAAAATCCAATTGCTCGGCTTCACCATGATGACGGTCTTTCAACTTTGCCTTGCCATCCCTTATCCTAAATGGCTAGAATGCAACAGAAACAAATATGGATTCGCCGTCCTGTATGGCTTCACCTTTTTCTTCGCCAACTTTGGGCCAAACACTACGACTTTCATCCTTCCAGCAGAACTCTTCCCGGCACGGTTGCGCTCCACATGCCATGGTATATCAGGTGCGGTCGGGAAGATCGGCGCCGTCGTCGGCGTGTTTGCCTTCCACTTGTTGAGGAACCAATTCAGGACCTTGCTGTTTGTCCTTGTTGGTTGCAATCTAGTTGGCATTATGTTCACTCTTCTATTGCCGGAAACCATGGGTAAATCTCTTGAGGAGATTACTGGAGAGACAGAAGAAGGTCAGACTCTGGATGATGAAGCTACAACGGTCAACGCAGACGACGGCATACACGTTGTGCCTGTTTAA